From Verrucomicrobiota bacterium, the proteins below share one genomic window:
- the thrH gene encoding bifunctional phosphoserine phosphatase/homoserine phosphotransferase ThrH — MRQTIVTLDLEGVLVPEIWIAFAEKTGIAELRLTTRDVPDYDVLMRGRLEILDRHGLKLRDIQEVIGTLRPLEGAKAFLDELRSLSQVIILSDTFEQFAQPLMQQLGWPTLFCHRLQVENGRIVGYLLRQPDQKRKSVAALKALNYKVIAAGDSFNDTTMLAEADAGFLFHAPESIQKQFPQFPAMEEYGDLLARIRKECAGTVQPSSP, encoded by the coding sequence ATGCGCCAAACCATTGTCACGCTGGATCTGGAGGGGGTGTTGGTTCCCGAGATCTGGATCGCTTTCGCGGAAAAGACCGGAATCGCCGAATTGCGCCTCACGACCCGGGACGTGCCCGACTACGACGTGTTGATGCGGGGCCGGCTCGAAATTCTCGACCGGCATGGACTCAAGCTGAGGGACATTCAGGAGGTGATTGGAACGTTGCGGCCTTTGGAGGGGGCGAAGGCTTTTCTCGATGAATTACGATCCCTGAGCCAGGTCATCATCCTCTCCGACACCTTTGAACAATTTGCCCAGCCTTTGATGCAGCAGTTGGGCTGGCCCACTTTATTTTGCCATCGCCTGCAGGTGGAGAATGGGCGGATCGTGGGGTATCTCCTTCGACAACCGGATCAGAAGCGGAAATCCGTCGCGGCTCTCAAGGCGCTCAACTACAAGGTCATCGCGGCGGGTGATTCCTTCAACGACACGACGATGCTGGCGGAAGCGGACGCGGGCTTTTTGTTCCACGCGCCGGAGAGCATTCAAAAGCAGTTCCCTCAATTTCCGGCGATGGAAGAATACGGAGATTTGCTGGCGCGGATTCGAAAAGAGTGTGCGGGCACGGTCCAGCCTTCGAGTCCCTGA
- a CDS encoding Dabb family protein, translating to MALRRVGRTCAKGIGRRNTRPTSHMSKVQHIALFKFKPETTPEKIDEIFAHLLDITETIPGIENFVSGPNNSPEGLSQGYTHAMIMTFQDSAARDAYLPHPDHEKFKSAALPHIEAVTVVDFEV from the coding sequence ATGGCCTTGCGAAGAGTTGGAAGGACGTGCGCGAAGGGGATTGGGCGGAGAAACACCAGACCAACAAGCCACATGTCGAAAGTTCAACACATCGCGTTGTTCAAGTTTAAGCCGGAGACCACGCCCGAGAAAATCGACGAAATCTTCGCCCACTTGCTCGATATCACCGAAACGATCCCAGGCATCGAGAATTTCGTGTCGGGCCCGAACAACAGTCCGGAAGGTCTCAGTCAAGGCTACACCCACGCCATGATCATGACGTTCCAGGACAGCGCCGCTCGCGACGCCTACCTCCCGCATCCCGACCACGAGAAGTTCAAGTCAGCCGCCCTCCCGCACATCGAAGCCGTCACCGTCGTGGATTTCGAAGTCTAG